The proteins below are encoded in one region of Aquisphaera giovannonii:
- a CDS encoding ATP-binding protein has protein sequence MKNMDIEKLGQFYLGNEYDLKEKRATSTPILYDSKQLTTHAVCVGMTGSGKTGLCIALLEEAAIDGIPVIAIDPKGDLSDLLLTFPQLRGEDFAPWVDPDEAGRKGLSKEDYAEKVAETWRKGLEATGQDGGRIERLHEAADLAIYTPGSSAGLPLTVLRSFNAPPKALVGNAEAYRERVASAASGLLALLGIEADPISSREHILLSNVLDASWRGGRDLDMSALIHEVQQPPFDKVGVLDLETFYPAKERFALAMRLNNLIASPGFAAWMEGDALDVASLLYTKGGKPRVSILSISHLADAERMFFVTILLNEVLGWMRTQPGTSSLRAILYMDEVFGYFPPIAKPPSKMPMLTLLKQARAFGLGIVLATQNPMDLDYKGLSNAGTWFLGRLQTKRDKDRVLEGLEGASTAAGHGFDRDAMDRLLSGLGSRVFLMSNVHEDAPVVFQSRWALSYLRGPLTREQIQSLMAPVKAQRASRGGARPEATAAAPADPVPPASATPPPAPAIEPGPASPPSSARVDPSAGSRPVVPPDVPQFFLPRRMTAAAAAGVGGAIRYRPGILGVARLHYADKKTGIDDWETLGLLQVVGDEVPADPWDGAEVHADRVPELDKAPEAGASFAPLPSPLSRAKSYADFNKSLKNYLYRERKLTVWSYPPLKAFSRVGESERDFRLRLGQGSREARDRAIEELRAKYASKRAKVQADVERARERLDREQAKASQAKWDAAVSIGGSILGAFLGRKPISKTNATKVTKAARDAGKAYERSTDIGTAQDQLDRALSAFTELESEFRDEVERLDSTMRPETLALEAIELSPKKADITVEQVVLAWTPWTTGRNGQPEAAY, from the coding sequence ATGAAGAACATGGACATCGAGAAGCTCGGGCAGTTCTACCTGGGCAACGAGTACGACCTGAAGGAGAAGCGGGCGACCTCCACGCCGATCCTGTACGACTCGAAGCAGCTCACGACGCACGCGGTCTGCGTCGGGATGACGGGGAGCGGGAAGACGGGGCTCTGCATCGCGCTGCTGGAGGAGGCGGCGATCGACGGGATCCCCGTGATCGCGATCGACCCGAAGGGGGACCTGAGCGACCTGCTGCTGACCTTCCCGCAACTCCGCGGCGAGGACTTCGCCCCGTGGGTCGACCCCGACGAGGCCGGCCGCAAGGGGCTCTCGAAGGAGGACTACGCGGAGAAGGTCGCCGAGACCTGGCGCAAGGGCCTGGAGGCGACGGGCCAGGACGGCGGGCGGATCGAGCGGCTGCACGAGGCGGCGGACCTGGCCATCTACACGCCCGGTTCGAGCGCCGGGCTGCCGCTGACGGTCCTCCGGTCGTTCAACGCACCGCCCAAGGCGCTGGTCGGCAACGCGGAGGCCTATCGCGAGCGGGTCGCCTCGGCGGCCTCCGGGCTGCTGGCCCTGCTCGGGATCGAGGCGGACCCGATCTCCAGCCGGGAGCACATCCTCCTGTCCAACGTCCTGGACGCCTCGTGGCGAGGCGGCCGGGACCTCGACATGTCCGCCCTGATCCACGAGGTGCAGCAGCCGCCGTTCGACAAGGTGGGCGTGCTGGACCTGGAGACCTTCTACCCGGCCAAGGAGCGGTTCGCGCTGGCGATGCGGCTGAACAACCTGATCGCGTCGCCGGGCTTCGCCGCCTGGATGGAGGGCGATGCGCTCGACGTCGCGAGCCTCCTGTACACGAAGGGGGGCAAGCCGCGGGTGTCGATCCTGTCGATCTCGCACCTCGCCGACGCCGAGCGGATGTTCTTCGTGACGATCCTCCTGAACGAGGTCCTGGGCTGGATGCGGACCCAGCCGGGGACGTCGTCGCTGCGGGCGATCCTCTACATGGACGAGGTCTTCGGCTACTTCCCGCCGATCGCCAAGCCGCCGTCGAAGATGCCGATGCTCACGCTGCTGAAGCAGGCGCGGGCCTTCGGCCTGGGGATCGTCCTGGCGACGCAGAACCCGATGGACCTGGACTACAAGGGCCTGTCGAACGCCGGGACCTGGTTCCTCGGGCGTCTCCAGACGAAGCGCGACAAGGACCGCGTGCTGGAGGGCCTGGAGGGGGCCTCGACGGCCGCCGGGCACGGCTTCGACCGCGACGCCATGGACAGGCTGCTCTCCGGCCTGGGCAGCAGGGTCTTCCTCATGAGCAACGTCCACGAGGACGCGCCGGTCGTCTTCCAGTCGCGGTGGGCGCTCTCGTACCTCCGCGGCCCGCTGACCCGCGAGCAGATCCAGTCGCTGATGGCCCCGGTCAAGGCGCAGCGGGCGTCCCGGGGGGGCGCGAGGCCCGAGGCGACGGCCGCCGCCCCGGCCGATCCTGTCCCGCCCGCCTCGGCGACGCCCCCCCCTGCCCCGGCGATCGAGCCCGGGCCGGCCTCGCCGCCGTCCTCGGCGCGGGTCGATCCGTCGGCGGGGTCGCGGCCGGTCGTGCCCCCCGACGTGCCGCAGTTCTTCCTCCCGAGGCGCATGACCGCGGCCGCCGCGGCGGGGGTGGGCGGCGCGATCCGGTACCGGCCGGGGATCCTGGGCGTCGCCCGGCTGCATTACGCCGACAAGAAGACGGGCATCGACGACTGGGAGACCTTGGGCCTGCTCCAGGTCGTCGGCGACGAGGTCCCGGCCGACCCCTGGGACGGCGCCGAGGTCCACGCCGACCGCGTCCCGGAGCTCGACAAGGCCCCCGAGGCCGGCGCGAGCTTCGCGCCGCTGCCGTCGCCCCTCTCGCGGGCGAAGTCGTATGCCGATTTCAACAAGTCCCTGAAGAACTACCTCTACCGCGAGCGCAAGCTGACGGTCTGGTCGTATCCCCCGCTCAAGGCCTTCTCTCGCGTCGGCGAGTCCGAGCGCGACTTCCGATTGAGGCTGGGCCAGGGTTCGCGCGAGGCCCGGGACCGGGCCATCGAGGAGCTCCGGGCCAAGTACGCCTCGAAGCGGGCGAAGGTCCAGGCGGACGTGGAGCGGGCGCGCGAGCGGCTCGACCGCGAGCAGGCGAAGGCGAGCCAGGCGAAGTGGGACGCGGCGGTGTCCATCGGCGGCTCGATCCTCGGCGCCTTCCTCGGCCGCAAGCCGATCAGCAAGACGAACGCGACCAAGGTGACCAAGGCCGCGCGGGACGCCGGCAAGGCGTACGAGAGGTCCACCGACATCGGCACCGCCCAGGATCAGCTCGACCGCGCCCTCTCCGCCTTCACCGAGCTCGAGAGCGAGTTCCGCGACGAGGTCGAGCGGCTGGACTCCACCATGCGGCCCGAGACCCTCGCCCTGGAGGCGATCGAGCTGTCCCCCAAGAAGGCGGACATCACCGTGGAGCAGGTCGTCCTCGCCTGGACGCCGTGGACGACGGGCCGCAACGGCCAGCCGGAGGCGGCGTATTGA
- a CDS encoding lipase family protein — protein MPSPMVLDPTSPGAPRNALFLAEACSLAYFDEAGAAPGFRDLLGLEARLISVGNTQVYVGQNDAAIVVAFRGSEAPTTLDGLKDWLLTNANNYLILPEGQIGTDFAAAGVGARFHRGFMGALAEIWDPLFAAVKEAVDAADRPLWVTGHSLGGALALMAAWRLQRNFLAVHEVVTFGAPMIGNPAAAKAFEDEFAGKIFRYVNLEDPVPLLPSVSLIANAYSHCQSEVEMKAVAAAAAAIDALKQSAGTAADGLLEATHIDRVWEAVLGRISAHFIGHYQERVKEKCGDGGAKSDAAS, from the coding sequence ATGCCTTCCCCCATGGTGCTGGACCCGACGAGCCCGGGCGCCCCGAGGAACGCGCTGTTCCTGGCCGAGGCGTGCAGCCTGGCCTACTTCGACGAGGCCGGCGCGGCGCCCGGCTTCCGCGACCTGCTGGGCCTGGAGGCCCGCCTGATCAGCGTGGGCAACACCCAGGTCTACGTGGGCCAGAACGACGCCGCCATCGTGGTGGCCTTCCGCGGGTCCGAGGCGCCCACGACGCTGGACGGCCTGAAGGACTGGCTGCTCACGAACGCCAACAACTACCTGATCCTCCCCGAGGGGCAGATCGGCACGGACTTCGCCGCGGCCGGCGTGGGGGCGCGGTTCCATCGCGGCTTCATGGGGGCCCTGGCCGAGATCTGGGACCCGCTCTTCGCCGCGGTGAAGGAGGCGGTGGACGCGGCCGACCGGCCGCTCTGGGTGACCGGCCACAGCCTGGGCGGGGCGCTCGCCCTGATGGCCGCCTGGCGGCTCCAGCGGAACTTCCTCGCGGTCCACGAGGTCGTCACGTTCGGTGCGCCGATGATCGGCAACCCGGCCGCCGCCAAGGCGTTCGAGGACGAGTTCGCCGGCAAGATCTTCCGGTACGTGAACCTGGAGGATCCGGTGCCCCTGCTCCCCTCGGTCAGCCTGATCGCCAACGCCTATTCGCACTGCCAGTCCGAGGTGGAGATGAAGGCCGTCGCCGCGGCCGCCGCGGCCATCGACGCGCTCAAGCAGTCGGCCGGGACGGCGGCCGACGGCCTGCTCGAGGCGACGCACATCGACCGCGTCTGGGAGGCGGTCCTCGGGCGCATCTCCGCGCACTTCATCGGCCACTACCAGGAGCGCGTGAAGGAGAAGTGCGGCGACGGGGGGGCCAAGTCGGACGCCGCCTCATAG
- a CDS encoding DUF1345 domain-containing protein has protein sequence MINPVRFLKAQPRFFTAVAVGAVLWFLLPHGWRGSTRLLVTWDCATGLYLVLAAVMMARSDIGSMRYRAEMQDEGQVAILVLVAVTALISLGGTMAEMAAAKATVTTNGWQHVALACLTVLLSWTFAHTIFAIHYAHEYYEGPEHAPSEGLDFPGHGRPDYWDFLYYAFVIGTACATADVNVTSRAMRRITTLHCAFAFFFNATILALTVNVGAGFF, from the coding sequence ATGATCAACCCTGTCCGGTTCCTGAAGGCCCAGCCGCGATTCTTCACCGCCGTGGCGGTCGGCGCTGTGCTCTGGTTCCTGCTGCCGCACGGCTGGCGAGGGTCGACCAGGTTGCTCGTGACCTGGGATTGCGCGACGGGGCTGTACCTCGTCCTGGCGGCGGTCATGATGGCGCGGTCGGACATCGGCTCCATGCGGTATCGCGCCGAGATGCAGGACGAGGGGCAGGTGGCGATCCTCGTCCTGGTCGCCGTCACGGCGCTCATCAGCCTGGGCGGCACCATGGCGGAGATGGCCGCGGCCAAGGCGACCGTAACGACCAACGGCTGGCAGCACGTCGCGCTCGCGTGCCTGACCGTCCTGCTCTCCTGGACGTTCGCCCACACGATCTTCGCGATCCACTACGCGCACGAATACTACGAGGGGCCGGAGCACGCCCCGTCCGAGGGGCTCGACTTCCCCGGCCACGGCCGGCCGGACTACTGGGACTTCCTCTACTACGCGTTCGTCATCGGCACCGCGTGCGCCACCGCCGACGTCAACGTGACGTCGCGGGCCATGCGGCGGATCACCACGCTGCATTGCGCCTTCGCCTTCTTCTTCAACGCGACCATCCTCGCCCTGACCGTGAACGTCGGGGCCGGCTTCTTCTGA
- a CDS encoding NAD-dependent malic enzyme — protein MDTPRTPGSTRLDGGPRGAELLDDPVRNRGTAFTEDERARLGLHGLLPPHVEGLDEQAARAYEAYGLKDDDLERHIYLRALQDTNEVLFYRLLLDHIEEMTPIVYTPVVAKACERFSHIYRRPRGLFVSYPMRDAIPTLLANRPNREVDVIVVTDGERILGIGDQGAGGLGIPIGKLSLYTLIGGIRPERTLPIVLDVGTNNAERLEDPEYLGWRHERIGGEDYFDFIDQFVGAVERELPGVCLQWEDFATPHARPILERYRDRLLTFNDDIQGTAAVALGALLGAIGVTGKRLRDQQIVFLGAGSAAVGVADYLRAALVQDGLSEAEARGRFWMVDKDGLLHAGRPDLTPDQRVYAQPEDRVAGRPRTSRGAVGLADVIGRVEATVLIGLSTVGGAFAEPIVREMARKVDRPVIFPLSNPTARSEASPEDLIRWTGGRALVATGSPYPPVRHEGRTIPIAQCNNVFIFPAVGLGVVATGARRVTDAMMLAAARALGGQSPALADPNGSLLPALRDIRAVARAIAEAVGAEAQRAGLAPQTTPEELRARVAAAQWTPGYPQA, from the coding sequence ATGGACACCCCCAGAACACCGGGATCAACGCGACTCGACGGCGGCCCCCGCGGCGCCGAGCTCCTGGACGACCCGGTCCGGAACCGCGGCACGGCGTTCACGGAGGACGAGCGGGCCCGGCTCGGCCTGCACGGGCTGCTGCCGCCGCACGTCGAGGGCCTGGACGAGCAGGCGGCGCGTGCGTACGAGGCCTACGGGCTGAAGGACGACGACCTGGAGCGGCACATCTACCTGCGCGCCCTCCAGGACACCAACGAGGTCCTCTTCTACCGTCTGCTCCTCGACCACATCGAGGAGATGACCCCGATCGTCTACACGCCGGTGGTCGCGAAAGCGTGCGAGCGGTTCAGCCACATCTACCGCCGGCCGCGCGGGCTCTTCGTCTCCTACCCGATGCGCGACGCGATCCCGACCCTGCTGGCGAACCGCCCCAACCGCGAGGTGGACGTGATCGTCGTCACCGACGGCGAGCGGATCCTCGGCATCGGCGACCAGGGCGCGGGGGGGCTGGGCATCCCCATCGGCAAGCTCTCGCTCTACACGCTCATCGGCGGCATCCGCCCGGAGCGGACGCTGCCGATCGTGCTGGACGTCGGGACGAACAACGCCGAGCGGCTGGAGGACCCGGAGTACCTCGGCTGGCGCCACGAACGCATCGGCGGCGAGGACTACTTCGACTTCATCGACCAGTTCGTCGGCGCCGTGGAGCGGGAGCTGCCGGGCGTCTGCCTCCAGTGGGAGGACTTCGCCACGCCGCACGCCCGGCCCATCCTCGAGCGCTACCGGGACCGGCTGCTGACCTTCAACGACGACATCCAGGGCACGGCCGCCGTCGCGCTAGGGGCGCTCCTCGGCGCGATCGGCGTGACGGGCAAGAGGCTCCGCGACCAGCAGATCGTGTTCCTCGGGGCCGGCTCCGCCGCCGTCGGCGTGGCCGACTACCTGAGGGCCGCCCTGGTGCAGGACGGCCTCTCCGAGGCCGAGGCCCGCGGCCGGTTCTGGATGGTGGACAAGGACGGCCTGCTCCACGCGGGCCGCCCGGACCTCACGCCCGACCAGCGCGTCTACGCCCAGCCGGAGGACCGCGTGGCGGGCCGGCCGCGGACCTCCCGGGGGGCCGTCGGGCTCGCGGACGTCATCGGCCGGGTCGAGGCGACCGTCCTGATCGGCCTCTCGACCGTCGGCGGCGCGTTCGCCGAGCCGATCGTCCGCGAGATGGCCCGCAAGGTGGACAGGCCGGTGATCTTCCCCCTGTCCAACCCGACCGCCCGGTCCGAGGCCAGCCCCGAGGACCTGATCCGCTGGACCGGCGGCCGGGCCCTGGTCGCGACCGGCTCGCCCTACCCGCCGGTCCGCCACGAGGGCCGGACGATCCCGATCGCCCAGTGCAACAACGTGTTCATCTTCCCGGCCGTCGGGCTCGGCGTGGTCGCGACCGGGGCCCGGCGGGTGACCGACGCGATGATGCTCGCCGCCGCCCGGGCCCTGGGCGGGCAATCCCCGGCGCTCGCCGACCCCAACGGCTCGCTCCTGCCCGCCCTGCGGGACATCCGGGCCGTCGCCCGCGCGATCGCCGAGGCGGTCGGCGCGGAGGCCCAGCGGGCCGGCCTGGCACCTCAGACGACCCCCGAGGAGCTCCGCGCCCGCGTCGCGGCCGCGCAGTGGACGCCGGGCTACCCGCAGGCCTGA
- a CDS encoding J domain-containing protein, whose product MTTEQDGRVIWVVVELHRKKQRIRSRIAQHLGEYRDRDEAEAAYLERIATDPRLREIVERWAAGAADVLSDRKARRQFLLYGAETGGVAAYADEILRRREREEEQARARAIAASWAPGGPDAAFRLLGVLPVASLDEIKSAYRSKARQLHPDRGGDHDSMVRLNAAYEAAVAYAAWRG is encoded by the coding sequence ATGACGACGGAGCAGGACGGGCGGGTCATCTGGGTGGTCGTGGAGCTGCACCGGAAGAAGCAGCGGATCCGCAGCCGGATCGCCCAGCACCTGGGCGAGTACCGGGACCGCGACGAGGCCGAGGCCGCCTACCTGGAGCGGATCGCGACCGACCCGAGGCTCCGCGAGATCGTCGAACGCTGGGCCGCCGGCGCGGCCGACGTGCTGTCGGACCGCAAGGCGAGGCGGCAGTTCCTGCTCTACGGGGCGGAGACCGGCGGGGTCGCCGCCTACGCCGACGAGATCCTCCGCCGTCGCGAGCGCGAGGAGGAGCAGGCCCGGGCGCGGGCGATCGCGGCGTCGTGGGCGCCGGGGGGCCCGGACGCCGCGTTCCGGCTGCTCGGCGTCCTCCCCGTCGCCAGCCTCGACGAGATCAAGTCCGCCTACCGCAGCAAGGCCCGCCAGCTCCACCCCGACCGCGGCGGCGACCACGATTCCATGGTCCGGCTCAACGCCGCCTACGAGGCCGCCGTCGCCTACGCCGCCTGGCGGGGCTGA
- a CDS encoding GxxExxY protein has product MGSLHHEEQTYAIRGAVIAVHQEMGAGFLEAVYQECLARELTMRGIPFEAKAKLRLRYKGQLLDQVYEPDFLVFNEVIVEIKAAKEIAPEHKAQILNYLKASGLRVGLLVNFGAHPKAHIERLVFGTD; this is encoded by the coding sequence ATGGGAAGCCTGCATCACGAGGAGCAGACCTACGCCATCCGCGGGGCGGTGATCGCGGTGCATCAGGAGATGGGTGCCGGCTTCCTGGAGGCGGTCTATCAGGAATGCCTCGCCCGCGAGCTGACGATGCGGGGCATCCCCTTCGAGGCCAAGGCGAAGCTCCGGCTGCGATACAAGGGCCAGCTCCTGGACCAGGTCTACGAGCCGGATTTCCTCGTGTTCAACGAGGTCATCGTCGAGATCAAGGCCGCGAAGGAAATCGCCCCCGAGCACAAGGCCCAGATCCTCAACTACCTGAAGGCCAGCGGCCTCCGGGTCGGCCTGCTCGTGAACTTCGGCGCCCACCCGAAGGCCCACATCGAACGGCTGGTCTTCGGCACGGACTGA
- a CDS encoding GDSL-type esterase/lipase family protein, whose product MMSRLSLRSSLFLLIVGSSAGTPALYAQAPPAAADDGRPVVFTTQQDHEDMLRQLGITRLRPGRNANEKAPQNPANYDESKANPYPDLPDVLTTASGEKVTSPERWWSRRRPEIVELLEREVYGRVPANVPGVTWEVREMQHVTAGGKLAVRKHIVGVVDNSACPEIKVNISMSLTLPKDAPGRVPVLISFGWTPYEPSPFASMGRGPGGGRNGPRPPSREDKLIAAGWGCAILNPTTVQDDSGGWQRNPFGRNAKPDAKPTGAGLTRGIIGLTNHGRPRKPDDWGALRAWGWGASRALDYLETEPRVDAKRVGIAGVSRYGKAALVTMAFDPRFAMGLIASSGAGGTRLHRRNFGESLENLAGPGEYHWMAGNYIKYAAEESSFGRRTPADLPVDSHMTIALCAPRLVFISHGIPERGDAHWLDHRGSFMAAIAAQPVFRLLGARDLGRGDDYKTEAMPGVKVGLLDGELAWRQHDGGHTDEPNLESFIGWADRQFAKPGGTPTPVGTHASASHRAIPRTDAKSIAAHEQLLRKARQGRIDVYFEGDSITRRWGATDYPEFLSQWRRQFHGRNAANFGWGGDTTHNILWRLENGELDGVSPRVIVLQAGTNNLPWTGPADRTKVDDVVSGIAAILDVCRRKAPEAAVILTGVFPRSQNPALRPAIEQINAGLAKLADGGKVRFLDIGDRLADPDGRLREGMSPDGLHLSAKGYDAWAEALNPILTELMGPPAAEDHAPPPTGDPSAARGPALAMAAAPARAPAQEPAPRPGTPGGAEVPDAVRIKRPTAEEVAAVEKALARFKESADPGTKAILQDVPTLLEVRVPPPDSAVVPGLAPFFRQKHAANVAVAKEGKAELLLMGDSITDFWRNEGGPFAGKKVFDKYFGKWKVANFGIAGDTTQGVLYRLQDGEGAGISPRAVMLMIGTNNTGRNTAAEIAEGIGAVVLKLRRSFPEAKILLLGVFPRGRSASDPARQTIRDINAAIAKLDDGDKVHYLDIGPRFLDAAGNIPADVMSDALHPSTKGYEIWAEAVMPTLEKLMAR is encoded by the coding sequence ATGATGTCCCGACTCTCCCTCCGCTCCTCGTTGTTCCTGCTGATCGTCGGGTCCTCCGCGGGCACTCCGGCCCTCTACGCCCAGGCCCCGCCGGCCGCCGCGGACGACGGCAGGCCGGTGGTCTTCACGACGCAGCAGGACCACGAGGACATGCTCCGGCAGCTCGGCATCACGCGGCTGCGCCCGGGGCGGAATGCCAATGAGAAGGCGCCGCAGAATCCCGCGAATTACGACGAGTCGAAGGCCAACCCCTACCCCGACCTGCCGGACGTGTTGACCACCGCGAGCGGCGAGAAGGTCACCTCGCCGGAGCGGTGGTGGAGCAGGCGACGGCCCGAGATCGTCGAGCTGCTGGAGCGGGAAGTGTACGGCCGCGTCCCCGCAAATGTCCCGGGCGTGACCTGGGAAGTCCGCGAGATGCAGCACGTCACCGCGGGCGGCAAGCTCGCGGTCCGCAAGCACATCGTCGGGGTCGTGGACAACTCGGCCTGCCCCGAGATCAAGGTGAACATCTCGATGTCGCTGACCCTGCCGAAGGACGCACCCGGGCGGGTTCCCGTGCTGATCAGCTTCGGCTGGACGCCCTACGAGCCGTCGCCCTTCGCCTCCATGGGGCGCGGGCCGGGCGGCGGCCGGAACGGGCCGAGGCCGCCGTCGAGGGAAGACAAGCTGATCGCCGCCGGCTGGGGCTGCGCCATCCTGAACCCGACGACCGTCCAGGACGACTCCGGCGGCTGGCAGCGGAACCCGTTCGGCCGCAACGCGAAGCCCGACGCGAAGCCGACCGGCGCGGGGCTGACGCGTGGGATCATCGGCCTGACCAACCATGGCCGGCCCCGCAAGCCCGATGACTGGGGCGCCCTGCGGGCCTGGGGCTGGGGCGCGTCGCGGGCCCTCGACTACCTGGAGACCGAGCCCCGCGTGGACGCGAAGCGGGTCGGGATCGCCGGCGTGTCCCGATACGGGAAGGCCGCCCTCGTGACGATGGCCTTCGACCCGCGGTTCGCCATGGGCCTGATCGCGTCCAGCGGCGCGGGGGGGACGCGGCTCCATCGCCGCAACTTCGGCGAGAGCCTGGAGAACCTGGCCGGGCCCGGCGAGTACCACTGGATGGCGGGCAACTACATCAAGTACGCGGCCGAGGAGTCCTCGTTCGGCCGCAGGACCCCCGCCGACCTGCCCGTCGACTCCCACATGACGATCGCCCTCTGCGCCCCGCGGCTGGTGTTCATCAGCCACGGCATCCCGGAGCGCGGGGACGCCCACTGGCTCGACCACCGGGGGAGCTTCATGGCGGCCATCGCCGCCCAGCCGGTCTTCCGGCTTTTGGGTGCCCGCGACCTGGGCCGCGGCGACGACTACAAGACCGAGGCGATGCCCGGCGTGAAGGTGGGCCTGCTCGACGGCGAGCTCGCCTGGCGGCAGCACGACGGCGGCCACACCGACGAGCCCAACCTGGAGTCGTTCATCGGCTGGGCGGATCGGCAGTTCGCGAAGCCGGGCGGGACGCCGACGCCCGTCGGCACGCATGCCTCGGCCTCGCACAGGGCGATCCCGCGCACGGACGCGAAGTCGATCGCGGCCCACGAGCAGCTCCTGCGGAAGGCGAGGCAGGGCCGGATCGACGTCTACTTCGAGGGCGACTCGATCACCCGGCGATGGGGCGCGACCGACTATCCCGAGTTCCTGTCGCAGTGGAGGCGGCAGTTCCACGGCCGCAACGCCGCGAACTTCGGCTGGGGCGGCGATACGACGCACAACATCCTCTGGCGGCTCGAGAACGGCGAGCTCGACGGCGTCTCGCCTCGGGTGATCGTGCTCCAGGCCGGCACCAACAACCTCCCCTGGACGGGCCCCGCCGACCGGACGAAGGTCGACGACGTCGTATCGGGCATCGCGGCGATCCTGGACGTCTGCCGGCGGAAGGCTCCCGAGGCCGCGGTCATCCTGACGGGCGTCTTCCCGAGGTCGCAGAACCCGGCGCTCCGGCCGGCGATCGAGCAGATCAACGCGGGGCTCGCGAAGCTGGCCGACGGCGGGAAGGTCCGCTTCCTGGACATCGGCGACCGGCTGGCGGACCCGGACGGACGGCTCCGCGAGGGCATGTCGCCGGACGGCCTTCACCTCTCGGCGAAGGGCTACGACGCCTGGGCGGAGGCCCTGAACCCGATCCTGACCGAGCTGATGGGCCCGCCCGCCGCCGAGGACCACGCCCCGCCGCCGACCGGCGACCCGTCCGCGGCGCGGGGGCCGGCACTCGCCATGGCCGCAGCCCCTGCGAGGGCCCCGGCCCAGGAGCCCGCGCCCCGGCCCGGGACGCCGGGCGGGGCCGAGGTCCCGGACGCCGTCCGGATCAAGCGGCCGACCGCGGAGGAGGTCGCGGCCGTCGAGAAGGCGCTGGCGCGGTTCAAGGAGTCCGCCGATCCGGGCACGAAGGCGATCCTGCAGGATGTCCCGACGCTCCTGGAGGTCCGCGTCCCGCCGCCCGACTCGGCGGTCGTCCCCGGCCTCGCCCCGTTCTTCCGGCAGAAGCATGCGGCCAACGTGGCCGTCGCGAAGGAGGGCAAGGCCGAGCTGCTGCTGATGGGCGACTCGATCACCGACTTCTGGCGCAACGAGGGCGGGCCGTTCGCGGGCAAGAAGGTCTTCGATAAATATTTCGGCAAGTGGAAGGTCGCGAACTTCGGCATCGCCGGCGACACCACGCAGGGCGTGCTCTACCGGCTCCAGGACGGCGAAGGCGCCGGGATCTCGCCCCGGGCGGTCATGCTGATGATCGGCACGAATAACACCGGGCGGAACACCGCCGCGGAGATCGCCGAGGGCATTGGCGCCGTCGTCCTGAAGCTCAGGAGGAGCTTCCCCGAGGCGAAGATCCTGCTCCTGGGCGTATTCCCCCGCGGCCGGTCGGCGAGCGACCCCGCACGCCAGACCATCCGCGACATCAATGCCGCGATCGCCAAGCTCGACGACGGCGACAAGGTCCACTACCTGGACATCGGCCCCCGCTTCCTGGACGCGGCGGGCAACATCCCGGCGGACGTCATGTCCGACGCCCTCCACCCCAGCACCAAGGGCTACGAGATCTGGGCCGAGGCCGTCATGCCCACCCTGGAGAAGCTCATGGCACGGTAG